A genomic region of Methanothermobacter sp. CaT2 contains the following coding sequences:
- a CDS encoding cell division protein SepF produces MRDILEMLKKSVGLDEEVKEPEETETIIVPEHSFYEIILLKAKSIGDVDDALSQVTDEKNPVILDLTEIQRDNPSDFKTVGERIKDLRENHGAEAILLCNKEKNVVIITPREIKLIRKG; encoded by the coding sequence TTGAGGGACATTCTCGAAATGCTGAAGAAAAGTGTGGGACTTGATGAGGAAGTTAAGGAACCCGAGGAGACGGAAACCATAATAGTGCCGGAGCACTCCTTCTACGAGATCATTCTCCTGAAGGCAAAATCCATTGGCGATGTGGACGATGCCCTCTCCCAGGTGACCGATGAGAAGAATCCGGTTATACTTGATCTCACCGAGATCCAGAGAGATAATCCATCGGATTTCAAGACAGTGGGGGAACGCATAAAGGATCTCAGAGAGAATCATGGTGCAGAGGCGATACTCCTCTGCAATAAGGAGAAAAATGTGGTGATAATAACTCCACGGGAAATTAAACTCATCAGAAAGGGGTAG
- a CDS encoding roadblock/LC7 domain-containing protein: MIARILKDLGRINGVNGSLVVGKDGLVIESEVPSDIDGELVAAMASAVFGTAERSAEEIKHEPLEQVMIEGTRGKTLMIDAGEGILVLITDVDINLGLIRIEMRRSAERVKDLLT, translated from the coding sequence ATGATAGCAAGAATACTTAAAGATTTAGGTAGGATCAATGGGGTAAATGGTTCCCTTGTTGTTGGTAAGGATGGTCTTGTAATCGAAAGTGAGGTTCCATCCGATATAGACGGGGAACTGGTCGCTGCAATGGCTTCAGCAGTTTTCGGTACTGCAGAAAGGTCCGCCGAGGAAATAAAGCATGAGCCCCTTGAACAGGTTATGATTGAGGGTACCAGGGGTAAGACCCTCATGATAGACGCCGGGGAGGGAATACTTGTACTGATAACCGATGTTGATATAAATCTTGGTCTTATTCGTATCGAGATGAGGAGAAGTGCCGAACGCGTTAAGGATCTCCTTACATAA
- a CDS encoding 3H domain-containing protein, which yields MRKPYVILIGSASGIGKSTVASELARELNIKHLIETDFIREIVRGIIGPDYAPALHKSSFDAYTTLRDKERFRNNNIESLICAGFEEHASFVIPAVEKVIERAVADSDDVTIEGVHLLPGLLDIEKFEENASIHFFVLSAEENVHKERFVKRAMEVKRGGKHLEYFRENRVIHDYLVRKAREHDVPVINNDDIRCTIKRMLSFIRENCAEVTLQHPVERLGEVIDIIIKRHGGRIVDVSYPIPGFSQPLKREVNVYDPVEAERFLKRLNESPKRKRDLERLYTLSDNIHSHRICAPDPESLQEILNELKEKGLIYREEN from the coding sequence TTGAGAAAACCCTATGTGATACTTATAGGAAGTGCTTCAGGGATTGGAAAGTCCACCGTTGCATCGGAACTTGCCAGGGAGTTAAACATAAAGCACCTTATAGAAACAGATTTCATAAGGGAGATCGTAAGGGGCATAATCGGGCCAGATTATGCTCCCGCGCTCCATAAGTCCTCATTTGATGCCTACACAACACTGAGGGACAAAGAGCGCTTCCGTAACAACAACATTGAGTCACTGATATGTGCGGGTTTTGAGGAACACGCCTCATTCGTTATTCCTGCAGTTGAGAAGGTTATTGAAAGGGCTGTTGCTGACTCTGATGATGTGACCATAGAGGGCGTCCACCTCCTTCCTGGCCTCCTGGACATTGAAAAATTTGAGGAAAACGCATCAATCCATTTTTTTGTCCTCTCTGCCGAGGAGAATGTCCATAAGGAGCGCTTCGTTAAGAGGGCCATGGAGGTAAAGAGGGGTGGAAAACACCTTGAATACTTCCGTGAGAACCGTGTCATACATGACTACCTTGTAAGAAAGGCGAGGGAGCATGACGTACCGGTGATCAACAACGACGACATAAGGTGCACCATCAAAAGGATGCTGTCATTCATAAGGGAAAACTGCGCCGAGGTGACGCTTCAGCACCCTGTTGAACGCCTCGGTGAGGTTATAGACATCATCATTAAAAGGCATGGCGGAAGAATCGTTGACGTATCCTATCCAATACCTGGATTTTCACAGCCACTCAAACGTGAGGTCAATGTATACGATCCTGTTGAGGCTGAAAGGTTTCTTAAGCGGTTAAATGAGAGTCCAAAGCGAAAAAGAGATCTTGAAAGGCTTTACACGCTTTCAGATAACATCCACAGCCACAGGATATGCGCACCGGACCCTGAGAGTCTTCAGGAGATACTGAATGAACTTAAGGAAAAGGGACTGATATACCGGGAAGAGAACTGA
- a CDS encoding DUF2226 domain-containing protein → MELPITKPSKISYGDEIDFSELLEKLASDEYNGFIRITHASDEGYILFRDGIHVAASYDRYMKEEALERIMEVADKTDTLIELFDLKRSQLDYLMDINRIYTIEQRDERVIEPQAVEEEDYFNPKEASYRQPITDEETPETSEIAVGASPDIEDTEFTGALEGEDAESTETQSKPQVEVTGEVTQEPQTSETEESPEIPAADESTDADTEKEEKLENEAPDSMDVPDSKPLSRDELMKKYGLRDIGEEEVEKVLETYKGGAITDIDPERVELTLMNKIKMSILGIPRIKGAEVIVFLDNTYDLSGKIKIMVEHEGKGIFSRIMGDSKEEENLKFHIMDIVEMELRKTFRDFPEIVDNFEVSIEVR, encoded by the coding sequence ATGGAGCTTCCGATAACCAAGCCATCCAAGATTTCCTACGGTGATGAGATAGATTTCAGCGAACTTCTTGAAAAACTTGCATCAGATGAATACAATGGATTCATAAGGATTACACATGCATCCGATGAGGGCTACATTCTATTCAGGGATGGGATACACGTTGCAGCATCATACGACCGATACATGAAGGAGGAAGCTCTTGAAAGGATAATGGAAGTGGCCGATAAAACAGATACCCTCATAGAACTCTTTGATCTTAAAAGATCACAGCTGGATTACCTCATGGATATAAACAGAATTTATACAATAGAGCAAAGAGATGAGAGGGTAATCGAGCCTCAAGCGGTGGAAGAGGAAGATTACTTCAATCCAAAGGAGGCAAGTTACAGGCAGCCCATAACAGATGAAGAGACGCCTGAAACGTCTGAAATAGCCGTTGGTGCTTCCCCTGACATTGAAGATACTGAATTCACAGGTGCTCTGGAAGGTGAAGATGCAGAATCAACTGAAACCCAATCAAAGCCTCAGGTAGAGGTTACAGGAGAAGTTACTCAAGAACCCCAAACTTCAGAGACCGAAGAGTCCCCTGAAATTCCCGCCGCTGATGAATCGACTGATGCTGACACTGAAAAGGAAGAGAAACTTGAAAATGAAGCTCCGGACTCCATGGATGTGCCTGACTCCAAACCCCTCAGCAGAGACGAGCTCATGAAAAAATATGGCCTCAGGGATATAGGTGAAGAGGAGGTCGAAAAGGTCCTTGAGACGTATAAGGGTGGTGCAATCACAGATATCGATCCTGAACGGGTTGAACTGACCCTTATGAATAAAATAAAAATGTCTATACTGGGAATACCCCGTATAAAGGGTGCTGAAGTGATAGTTTTCCTTGACAACACATATGACCTCAGTGGAAAGATCAAGATAATGGTTGAACATGAGGGTAAGGGTATTTTCTCAAGGATCATGGGGGATTCAAAGGAGGAGGAGAACCTCAAGTTTCATATAATGGATATCGTCGAGATGGAACTCAGGAAAACCTTCAGGGATTTCCCTGAGATAGTGGATAACTTTGAGGTGAGTATTGAGGTGCGGTGA
- a CDS encoding ZPR1 zinc finger domain-containing protein — translation MNQQDMKIDCPVCSGEKCMTAISRVEKIPYFGEIMESVLICSRCGYRSTDIICLEQKEPSRYTIEVGDKTLNARVVKSQSATIRIPELGLKVEPGPRSTGYISNIEGVVERFETAVKTAINLFEEDESKEKASEILEMLREVRGGKRNVTVIIEDPFGQSFVGHPTAVREKLSDEEIKSLKTGFLVFESDEIDEED, via the coding sequence TTGAACCAGCAGGATATGAAGATCGACTGCCCAGTCTGCAGTGGAGAGAAGTGTATGACCGCCATCAGTAGGGTTGAGAAGATCCCCTACTTCGGTGAGATAATGGAATCCGTACTCATCTGCAGCAGGTGTGGCTACAGAAGCACAGATATAATCTGCCTTGAGCAGAAGGAACCATCAAGGTACACAATCGAGGTGGGTGACAAAACACTCAACGCAAGGGTCGTTAAGTCCCAGTCAGCAACCATAAGGATACCTGAACTCGGACTCAAGGTTGAACCGGGCCCCAGGTCAACAGGTTACATCTCCAACATTGAGGGTGTTGTTGAGAGATTTGAAACCGCCGTTAAAACGGCCATCAACCTCTTTGAGGAGGATGAATCAAAGGAAAAGGCCTCAGAGATCCTGGAAATGCTCCGTGAAGTTCGCGGGGGAAAAAGGAATGTCACAGTTATAATTGAGGATCCATTCGGGCAGAGTTTTGTTGGCCACCCCACTGCTGTGAGGGAAAAGCTCTCAGATGAAGAAATAAAGTCCCTCAAGACAGGATTTTTGGTTTTTGAGTCAGATGAGATTGATGAGGAGGACTAG
- a CDS encoding DUF1611 domain-containing protein produces the protein MHILSSVEELRELNPFIIIGCGGGGEKFANFEGVEPVGFVDDDPRKHGKDFCGFKVSSSLLKLIDETDARSVAIMLPIGAEGTALKYAVQAINEGKNVVTSFRSLPLADNTSLIKFAEQMNVTIKEISPRLDNVRKIFGVAPPRCTEVLPKIKYRHRAPVVFVGGTSQECGKRTTTRLLGKEAKERGLEAGVISTDEMGLEQPVDINFRAGSLSVMDVAAAVMGSVKYLEEEKDPDIIFIEGQSSLTERKNPHPRGLSASILIGAMPDVTVLCHRPNHPYRKPRGINEEIRAIEAIEPTRVIGISLNLRNMNDRSIMERYEARFGLPVVDVKNGGASRLMDVIMEHIGEI, from the coding sequence TTGCACATATTATCTTCTGTCGAGGAACTGAGGGAGCTGAATCCGTTTATAATCATTGGATGTGGCGGTGGAGGAGAAAAATTTGCAAATTTTGAGGGAGTCGAACCTGTAGGATTTGTTGACGATGACCCCAGAAAGCATGGAAAGGACTTCTGTGGTTTTAAGGTATCATCAAGCCTCCTTAAGCTTATAGATGAGACCGATGCAAGAAGTGTTGCAATAATGCTCCCCATAGGTGCAGAGGGCACCGCCCTCAAGTATGCTGTCCAGGCGATAAATGAGGGTAAAAATGTTGTGACCTCATTCAGATCACTCCCACTGGCAGATAACACTTCCCTCATAAAATTTGCAGAGCAGATGAATGTAACAATCAAGGAGATAAGCCCCCGCCTTGACAACGTAAGGAAAATATTTGGGGTTGCACCCCCACGCTGCACAGAGGTACTCCCCAAGATAAAATACAGGCACAGGGCACCTGTGGTATTTGTTGGGGGCACCTCACAGGAGTGCGGCAAACGTACAACCACAAGGCTCCTGGGAAAGGAGGCAAAGGAAAGGGGCCTTGAGGCGGGAGTTATCTCAACCGATGAGATGGGTCTTGAACAGCCGGTTGACATAAATTTCCGGGCAGGGAGCCTCTCTGTTATGGATGTTGCAGCGGCTGTTATGGGCTCGGTGAAGTACCTTGAGGAGGAGAAGGATCCGGATATAATATTCATAGAGGGCCAGTCAAGCCTCACTGAAAGGAAAAACCCACACCCAAGGGGTTTATCGGCCTCAATACTTATAGGGGCAATGCCCGACGTTACGGTGCTCTGTCACAGGCCAAACCACCCCTACAGAAAACCAAGGGGGATAAATGAGGAGATAAGGGCCATAGAGGCAATCGAGCCAACGAGGGTTATAGGGATTTCCTTAAATTTAAGAAACATGAATGACAGATCAATAATGGAAAGGTATGAAGCACGCTTTGGGCTTCCTGTTGTTGATGTTAAAAATGGGGGGGCTTCAAGATTAATGGACGTGATCATGGAGCACATAGGGGAGATTTAG